In Dermacentor andersoni chromosome 11, qqDerAnde1_hic_scaffold, whole genome shotgun sequence, the sequence TGCGACATCGGTGTGGACGCTCGAAGCGCGTTCACGCCGCCGCCGTGATGCCCCGGTAGGCACGGCGCATGCGCTGGTCACGCACCGAGAGTTGGGAGGTCACGTGGTAGGGTGCAGCTTGCGAGAAGGAGGAAGGGCTCGTTcctttagaggaagctttagctcgggggctcgtACGTAcctgaatacatgtaaaaggagaattcgtttttctcggcaaccactgcaccaaatttgacgtggTTTGTCGCGTTTAAAAGAAAAGCGTAAGatccagtgactgttggtttccaattGTTGATTTAGATTGTCGATTTTTCATTAAATATcagcaaaaatcgaaaattttcagaaaaacgaaaccatcaagtttacaactgtttCCGTTTGTAAACGCCCATATGGACGATGAACGACGTGGTCGATATTCTCGCATCACACTTTACCGGTTTATTCCAATAACCTGCGCGCGGATTATCGTCGgggacaaataaaaagaaacctatctctttctctctccctgttCCCCTCTCTCACCCTCTAtctctccttttctctctctcccccttctctctctctctctctctctgctcagtGCAAGTGTACGGCAGCACTCCGTTCAAGGGCGTCATCCTGACGGCCCGTGACGTACACACCAGCCAACTGCTACAGGGAACGTTCACCCCCGACGCCCAGACCAAGACTCTAGACTGCCCCGGAGGGAACGCGGTGAGCAGCCCTGTTACGACCTTTATCGATTCCACCCTTCAGGCAGCTAAGGCTTTGCCTGTGCGAATAAAGCTTATAATCCTCATCCAGAGGTTAGAGCTACTGTATGTGTTGTGCGCAAGAGAACACGGTCGTGCGTCTTTTGCAAGAACGCAGTGCGTAGTTTGAGTACGTTACAAGTTGCTTATACTAACGTCATCGTGGGCAGCCATTTTGGTATACTAGAACGTCTAGAAGCCGCGCAATCAGAGACATGGGACGGAGTGACGGCGCGGCAGGCGCGTATCGCACCGAGCTACAAATTTATGGTGGTAATAATCCGGTGAAGAAATGCtcatcgtcaaaaaaaaaaaaaggaaagaagagcaatGTACGCTTGATAATATGGTGCATGACGTCATTGTGTCCACAATGTCTGACCGTGTAATTGTTTCACTAATTAAACTACCGATTACTTATGCGGGTTCTCGGAACGGTCAGTTGTGCCATGATGGGGACGCCCTGTTGCAATGGAGGGACGTAGAGAAGGGGAAAATAAACAGAGGGAAAGCCTCGACGCGATTGCATGGGCCACTCCTGTCGTCATATCCACATACGCTGGGTGTAGTCGATCCAGGCCTCAGAGGAGATCGGGTTTGCGCGCGCTAatcatctcgaaggccatgccgAAACACGTCGGTCGTGGATACGGATTTCGGAGGTGTCGTAAAACACGTATAAGTCTCGGCATACGCGAGAAGTATAGAGAATGTCAAGCATATCGAACTGCAAAATTAGCTCGCCATCGTGGTGCTGTCATCGTTGTCGCGGTGTTTGTAGGGCCATCTGCACTAGCTATGTTAACTTGTATTACACGTTCTCGTTGCAGTGGCTCTCCGTAATTTCTTTCTCCTGTTTCTTGCAGAATGCCATCACTCACAACAGCAGGGACGAGAAGACGCAGGTCGTGGTGACCTGGACTGCTCCAGCAGGCTACACTGGGCAGGTGTACTTCAGGTGAGAGTAACCCGATAATGGCTGCTCACTTTTAATTGAATTTATGGGTCGTTAGTCGGAAATCTTATTCGGTCAGGTTTTCTAAAAGTGTTTCTGTGTTCCTTAAGTACACGTAGTGACTTCTTAAGCCATGCCATGCCCTTCATAAACCAACTTTTTCCCCCTACTGCACAGTTCTTTCCGATTTTATGGGAAGCATATCTAGCGTACAAGCTAGCATAACTTCAGCATTTCTCCTGCTTCatggcacagagagagagagaataagagAGAAATGTTTCATGATAAGAAATGCAGAGAAGTAAGCCCGCGGTACAGTCGTGTTCATTGCTAGCTGCAGAGCGGTTCCCGTGGTCGAAGGTGCCCCAAGTTTTCTCGGCGATGTCGACATACGATACTGGGATTTAGTAAACTAATTTCTGTTAACAAAATTGGTCTCTACGGCGTAAAGTAAATTTTTGTTATTAATACTGAGAAAAGAATTTTGTTCGTTTCCTTACTATGCTCAGTTAGTATCAACCATGTAAGTTTAGCCAGACCTCATGCACGAGTTAGTCAGTTTGTGGTATAGACATGTCTGTTCACCGTGTCCGTAATGCCGCCCGTAGCATGGCTGAACTACTAAAGATAGAGTAAATCTTTGAATGTGTCTTGTAGCGTCTGGTGTCTTGTCACTTCTCGTACGTTGTACATATCTGTACTTGTGCGATATTTTACAACCGAATCCTAGTATTTGACTTGTATTCACGTGTTCAAGTATTCGTGATTCGTATTCCCTGAAAGCTCCAGTCATTAGGGGAGTAAAAGTGACTCCCATAAGGAAGTGCACTGTACAACAAAGTTCTCTGCGAAATGGCGGAAAAAGTAAACAACCAGAAATAGCTTTGAATGAATCTGTATCCAGAAACAAAATGTCAGTATGTGCGTCACTAAAATTGTTTCACtcattgtttttttgttttttcacaaaGTAATTCTTTCACAGCACATTTATTCGCCAAACGACTCAACTGCCTTACTAAGCTGAAGATTTGAAAAAACGTTGTCTTCAACAGACCCAAAGGTGCATACTAAATGACGCAGTCAATAACCACTCCAGAGTAGTAAGCTCGACATCACAGATATCGAAGCAGATAAGCTGTGTGCTTGTGAGGAGCAAGGACGGCGGGTTCACGGAGATATGAGCGGGCATGTTTGTTTGCTATCTCTGGCTCCCTCTGGTCAAGCTGCCAACCAACTTTCGCAACATACTAACCTCACGAACTAATATTAAaccatgttttattttttctaacAAACTTTTTTCTGCAGTGCCACCGTGGTGCAGTCTTCTTACGTCTTCTGGAAGGGCATCACCTCCGACGCTGTGTTCGTCCAgtgataaaaaataataataataaaaaagaaagaaacagcgcgaGATGACCCAGCGTAAAGCGTTCCTTACAGAAATGAACTATGCAAACACATAGAGTTAACAGTTAGTAAAGTGGACTGCTGGAAGTGTCGGTACATGTCTGTAGATGAAAATACGGCGTGAAAGTAAAGCATGACACGAGAGACAACTGGACAAGCGCTCACACTATCTTTAAGAGGGATAAGAGGAACAAGATATATTGTCAGCAAGAGACAAGGACACATTTCCATTTGTTTCTGTTGTCCTGTCTTGCTTTCGCGCTCGATTTTAACCGAGACATTACACTAACTGCAATAAATGAAATTGCagtaaattacaaaaaaaatctGCGAGGAAACGCccaaaaaataaaacgttcagGACTACTTGAGGTCCTTCGAACGTCGTCGTCGACGTGAGCCGCCTACAGATGCAAGTTAAGGTTTTATACAGTGTAGCTTTGTTTCCCTAACGTGAAGAACATGTTAGGTGTCTTCACGTTAGGTAAGAAGCGCAGTAACGTGCTTCTTACCAGGCACCTTAAcccggcatcatcatcatcgtcatcatcactaGTCTTCTATGTCCACTACAACACGAAGGCTTCTGCCATCTATCGCCAATTGCCCCTCTCTTGTTCCAGCTGACACCCTCGTCCTATGCCCGCAAATTTTCCCATTTCATTGCGGCAGCTACTtttctgccttcctcgactgcgcttcccttccacTCCCACCCCTTCAGCAACTCTAATTTAGAGCATGAGTTATCTACCCTGCACaaaggtgcgtgtgtgtgtgcacgcgcctgtatgtgtgtgtgcgtgtgcgtgtgtgtgtgtgtgtgtgtgtgtgtgtgtgtgtgtgtgtgtgtgtgtgtgtgtgtgtgtgtgtgtgtgtgtgtgtgtgtgtgtgtgtgtgtgtgtgtgtgtgtgtgtcaatgcGTATATCCAACCATCTCCCAGCACCTGGAGAAGCATGCCATGCCGATGGGTTCTACGCCATCTGAGCGAaaccgccattttttttcttttttttttgcatacgcaCGCGAGGCGCATCCGAAAATTCCAGCTACGTCATGCGACTCTCGTCGTGCCGACGTCGTCCCATTGTCGGGCCAACGCCGTCACACTGTTGTCGTACCACCGTCTACCACCGTCGCCATTTTGGAAACCTCATGCAATTGCAGAAGCAATAGAAATCTCGAAATCGCCACTGCATATTCTTAATAAAGGTATCTCCAGCAACGGGGTGCGTCGGCACATTTATCGAATGCTAATCTACAGTCTGCACATTGAGGTCAGTGTGTAGACAGTGAAGTCTGCACTCATTCGGAGACGGGTTctgcccgatttttttttttttcattcgcgaTCGGACGTCTGGAAGCTGGGGAGCTTGTGAATGTATAATGCTTTCATTTATATGGGGCGCAACGACACTGGCAGAAATTAAGTAAGGCAACAGCATGTCACAAGATCCACGTATTGTTTTGTCCGTTGGAGCAAAGATTGGGGTATAGCGCACATTTTAAACATATCCAAGTTTGGCTAGTCTAGGCTGACAAATTGAAGATAAGTCTTATTGTACGTCTTGAAGTTGTTCTGAAGCTATCGTCCCCGTGGGCATCGCTTTGGAAGTTGGCGTACGCCGAAATTATTCGCAACGACCCTCACTCCCGTGGTTGCCTGTCCCTCGACTCCCCGCTATTGGAAAGAGGCGAATAATCGAATAGCTAATTTTcaaatcgagagagagagaatgaacacTTTTATTAGGTatatgcagctttggagaggcgtcgaatcgaatacgaatccaATAGCGGAGGTGTGGGTGAATACCCGAAATACCGAAATTGCGCGCACACCTCGTTTTAAAGACAGCTTTAAAAGGAGGTTTGCGCGAACGCATACCCCCACGCCATCCCCCAATCGCATCGTTGGCTAAACAGCGCAACGATAACAACTGCACGGGGACaaagcacaggacaagcgcctctTCCAGTGCTTTCCTCCCCATGTGCTTGGCTATTTAGCCGCAATGAATtcataccaactagctcagctttaaTTGCTTCCACAAACATTTCCCGGCCTTTCAACCGACGCGAAGTAGGGGCAGTCCCGCTGCCAGCCACTATGCGAAATGCTGCCGCAATTCAGTATGTATTGCAATCACAGTACCCACTTGTCTAACTACGCGGAACAGGAGCCAGCGGCAACTTGTATATTCGGACACACGAATAGTGCCTCACTCCTGTACGGCAAGGCCGCAACCAACCCAGTGGCCCGAGCCAACAGGTTACGTGGGGTCACCAGACGTGCGAGATGCGTTTAAGCGCCCAAAGTGGTCAGAGCGGCTCGAGTTTTAAACGATGCAGACGCAAGAGAACTCGCGGAACACGAACGTTCGCAATCAAACGTCATTTATCGACGAAACGATACACTACACAATACGCGAACGCCCATCAAACGTTCCAGCATCCGCGCGCAGTAGCCGTGACGGTTGCTGCTGGGGATGCCACAGCTCGGCGGCGGCAGACGCGGGCGGCGTCCTGGTCACGTGGTCCTGGTGGCCACGATGCGGCATACCGTAGAATACCTCACAAGGGGCCGGTAGAGGGCGTTCCGCCGCTGcgaatagggattagtaagaggcgattggaggattgctggaagaaaagtagggaaacgacaaaaaaacggagacgtgcaaaagcacagtttgcaattggggatcggaaaatttggttgtgggagttcatagtggttttcttttctttttttcttgtttaaccttggtaggacattaggcagtataatagcaagagcttggtggcgcaacccaccgcgccgttccaaaggggacgctcataacatccatccatccgtccgtccatccatccatccatccatccatccatccatccatccatccatccatccatccatccatccatccattccatccattccatccattccattccattccatccatccatccatccattttctCGCCCGTCCCAGACACACAGGTGTCACGCACTGCCGCAATGCTCCAGGCGGGCGTTGCAATGCACTACCTGCGCGGATAGTTGTCGACACCGACAGAAAAAAACCCATAAGCGAGGCATCAGAAAGGTTTTCGCGCAATAACGTGGTACCGGAAGTGGTGTTACACAAATATATAAAAACTAGGCCACAACTTAGCACCGCTAAGTGAGCATGCGATAGCATACTTAGGATTGTAGTCGCTCGACATGCTGCTCACTCATTTATCGAAGCGACATTTTTACGCCTCGTTTCTCTTGCAAACTTGCGGTTTCGGGGATACCGACGGCGCTGCCGTACACTCCAGTACACCTCGAGTTTTCTCGACAGACTTCACCCGCTCCGAAAATGGGCCGAGTCCACCTAAAATACCAGAAATGAAGTGCTGA encodes:
- the LOC126539098 gene encoding defense protein l(2)34Fc-like: MQSSSVAVSCLVAVACLLPAALRAYPSGAPVGVCNSELPKHGGAEPQATQSPYAIQATPTSINQGGRVTVQVYGSTPFKGVILTARDVHTSQLLQGTFTPDAQTKTLDCPGGNANAITHNSRDEKTQVVVTWTAPAGYTGQVYFSATVVQSSYVFWKGITSDAVFVQ